Proteins encoded in a region of the Leguminivora glycinivorella isolate SPB_JAAS2020 chromosome 23, LegGlyc_1.1, whole genome shotgun sequence genome:
- the LOC125238259 gene encoding uncharacterized protein LOC125238259 has translation MFQSLKLLLCVTPCIIMFISPISSVDLPEDLKKVKQTNNHTAKDDTSSHCMEEFMHCLNPHTISPVCALNSLTDTKHPFQSICEMIHENCRSKAEQWHYLSDNMATCNGTIGNFTILTLRKE, from the exons ATGTTTCAAAgtctaaaattattattatgtgttacaccgtgtataataa TGTTTATCTCTCCAATATCATCCGTGGATCTGCCCGAAGACTTAAAGAAGGTGAAACAGACCAACAATCACACGGCCAAAGACGACACGTCAAGCCACTGCATGGAGGAGTTCATGCACTGCCTCAATCCTCACAC AATTTCGCCAGTTTGTGCACTCAACTCCCTGACCGATACAAAACATCCTTTTCAAAGTATATGCGAAATGATACACGAAAACTGTCGCAGCAAGGCAG aacaATGGCATTATTTAAGTGACAATATGGCAACTTGCAATGGAACTATAGGCAACTTTACAATACTTACACTTAGGAAGGAATGA
- the LOC125238371 gene encoding cecropin-like, producing MNFGRILFFVFACVLALSAVSGAPNPRWNPFKKLERVGQNIRDGIIKAGPAVAVVGEAATIAKG from the exons atgaATTTCGGTCGTATTTTGTTTTTCGTGTTCGCCTGTGTGTTGGCCTTGAGTGCGGTGTCAGGGGCGCCCAACCCTAGGTGGAATCCGTTTAAAAAATTG GAAAGAGTGGGACAAAACATCCGAGACGGCATCATCAAAGCTGGTCCCGCGGTAGCTGTTGTCGGTGAAGCTGCCACCATTGCTAAAGGATAA
- the LOC125238372 gene encoding cecropin-like: MNFGRVFFFVFACVMALSAVSGAPNPRWNPFKKLERVGQNIRDGIIKAGPAVAVVGQAAAIAKG; this comes from the exons atgaacttcggtcgtgttttctTTTTCGTGTTCGCCTGTGTGATGGCTTTGAGTGCGGTGTCAGGGGCGCCAAACCCTCGGTGGAACCCGTTTAAAAAATtg GAAAGAGTGGGACAGAACATACGAGACGGCATCATCAAAGCTGGCCCCGCGGTAGCTGTCGTCGGTCAAGCTGCTGCCATTGCTAAAGGATAG